One genomic region from Marmota flaviventris isolate mMarFla1 chromosome 6, mMarFla1.hap1, whole genome shotgun sequence encodes:
- the Pnisr gene encoding arginine/serine-rich protein PNISR isoform X3 codes for MWDQGGQPWQQWPLNQQQWMQSFQHQQDPSQIDWAALAQAWIAQREASGQQSIVEQPPGMMPNGQDMSAMESGPNNHGNFQGDSNFNRMWQPG; via the exons atgtggGATCAAGGAGGACAGCCGTGGCAGCAATGGCCCTTGAACCAACAACAGTGGATGCAGTCATTCCAGCATCAACAGGATCCAA GCCAGATTGACTGGGCAGCATTGGCTCAGGCTTGGATTGCCCAAAGAGAAGCTTCAGGACAGCAAAGCATAGTAGAACAACCACCAGGAATGATGCCAAATGGACAAGATATGTCTGCAATGGAATCTGGTCCAAACAATCATGGGAATTTTCAAGGGGATTCCAATTTTAATAGAATGTGGCAACCAG GCTGA
- the Pnisr gene encoding arginine/serine-rich protein PNISR isoform X2 translates to MWDQGGQPWQQWPLNQQQWMQSFQHQQDPSQIDWAALAQAWIAQREASGQQSIVEQPPGMMPNGQDMSAMESGPNNHGNFQGDSNFNRMWQPEWGMHQQPPHPPPDQPWMPPTPGPMDIVPPSEDSNSQDSGEFAPDNRHIFNQNNHNFGGPPDNFAVGPVNQFDYQDLQDLQHLPRIGEKGHHHSGIGNAHLLHFL, encoded by the exons atgtggGATCAAGGAGGACAGCCGTGGCAGCAATGGCCCTTGAACCAACAACAGTGGATGCAGTCATTCCAGCATCAACAGGATCCAA GCCAGATTGACTGGGCAGCATTGGCTCAGGCTTGGATTGCCCAAAGAGAAGCTTCAGGACAGCAAAGCATAGTAGAACAACCACCAGGAATGATGCCAAATGGACAAGATATGTCTGCAATGGAATCTGGTCCAAACAATCATGGGAATTTTCAAGGGGATTCCAATTTTAATAGAATGTGGCAACCAG AATGGGGAATGCATCAGCAGCCCCCACACCCCCCTCCAGATCAGCCATGGATGCCACCAACACCAGGCCCAATGGACATTGTTCCTCCTTCTGAAGACAGCAACAGTCAGGACAGTGGGGAATTTGCCCCTGACAACAGGCATATATTTAACCAGAACAATCACAACTTTGGTGGACCACCCGATAATTTTGCAGTGGGGCCAGTGAACCAGTTTGACTATCAG GACCTCCAGGACCTCCAGCACCTCCCCAGAATCGGAGAGAAAGGCCATCATCATTCAGGGATCGGCAACGCTCACCTATTGCACTTCCTGTGA
- the Pnisr gene encoding arginine/serine-rich protein PNISR isoform X1, translated as MWDQGGQPWQQWPLNQQQWMQSFQHQQDPSQIDWAALAQAWIAQREASGQQSIVEQPPGMMPNGQDMSAMESGPNNHGNFQGDSNFNRMWQPEWGMHQQPPHPPPDQPWMPPTPGPMDIVPPSEDSNSQDSGEFAPDNRHIFNQNNHNFGGPPDNFAVGPVNQFDYQHGAAFGPPQGGFHPPYWQPGPPGPPAPPQNRRERPSSFRDRQRSPIALPVKQEPPQIDAVKRRTLPAWIREGLEKMEREKQKKLEKERMEQQRSQLSKKEKKATEDAEGGDGPRLPQRSKFDSDEEDEDTENIEAASSGKITRSPSPVPQEEQSEPEMTEEEKEYQMMLLTKMLLTEILLDVTDEEIYYVAKDAHRKATKAPAKQLAQSSALASLSGLGGLGGYGSGDSEDERSDRGSESSDTDDEELRHRIRQKQEAFWRKEKEQQLLHDKQMEEEKQQTERVAKEMNEFIHKEQNSLSLLEAREADGDLVNEKKRTPNENTSVLEPKKEHKEKEKQGRSRSGSSSSGSSSSNSRTSSTSSTVSSSSYSSSSGSSRTSSRSSSPKRKKRHSRSRSPTTKARRSRSRSYSRRIKIESNRARIKVRDRRRSNRSSLERERRRNRSPSRERRRSRSRSRDRRTSRSSRSRSRDRRKIEDQRGNLSGSSHKHKGEAKEQERKKERSRSVDKDRKKKDKEREREQDKRKEKQKREEKDFKFSSQDDRLKRKRESERTFSRSGSISVKIIRHDSRQDSKKSTTKDSKKHSGSDSSGRSSSESPGSSKEKKAKKPKHSRSRSMEKSQRSGKKASRKHKSKSRSRSTTPPRRKR; from the exons atgtggGATCAAGGAGGACAGCCGTGGCAGCAATGGCCCTTGAACCAACAACAGTGGATGCAGTCATTCCAGCATCAACAGGATCCAA GCCAGATTGACTGGGCAGCATTGGCTCAGGCTTGGATTGCCCAAAGAGAAGCTTCAGGACAGCAAAGCATAGTAGAACAACCACCAGGAATGATGCCAAATGGACAAGATATGTCTGCAATGGAATCTGGTCCAAACAATCATGGGAATTTTCAAGGGGATTCCAATTTTAATAGAATGTGGCAACCAG AATGGGGAATGCATCAGCAGCCCCCACACCCCCCTCCAGATCAGCCATGGATGCCACCAACACCAGGCCCAATGGACATTGTTCCTCCTTCTGAAGACAGCAACAGTCAGGACAGTGGGGAATTTGCCCCTGACAACAGGCATATATTTAACCAGAACAATCACAACTTTGGTGGACCACCCGATAATTTTGCAGTGGGGCCAGTGAACCAGTTTGACTATCAG CATGGGGCTGCTTTTGGTCCACCGCAAGGTGGATTTCATCCTCCTTATTGGCAACCAGGACCTCCAGGACCTCCAGCACCTCCCCAGAATCGGAGAGAAAGGCCATCATCATTCAGGGATCGGCAACGCTCACCTATTGCACTTCCTGTGAAGCAGGAGCCTCCACAAATTG ATGCAGTAAAACGCAGGACTCTTCCAGCTTGGATTCGTGAAGGTCTTGAAAAAATGGAACGTGAGAAgcagaagaaattagaaaaagaaagaatggaacaaCAACGTTCACAGttgtccaaaaaagaaaagaaggccaCAGAAGATGCTGAAGGAGGAGATGGCCCTCGCTTACCTCAGAGAAGTAAATTT GATAGTGATGAGGAAGATGAAGATACTGAAAACATTGAGGCTGCAAGCAGTGGAAAAATCACCAGAAGTCCATCTCCAGTTCCTCAGGAAGAGCAAAGTGAACCAGAGATGactgaagaagagaaagaatatcaAATG atGTTGCTGACAAAAATGCTTCTGACTGAAATTCTGTTGGATGTCACAGACgaagaaatttattatgtagcCAAAGATGCACACCGGAAAGCAACGAAAG CTCCTGCAAAACAGCTGGCACAGTCCAGTGCACTGGCTTCCCTCTCTGGACTCG GTGGACTGGGTGGTTACGGATCAGGAGACAGTGAAGATGAGAGGAGCGACAGAGGCTCTGAGTCATCTGACACTGATGATGAAGAATTGCGGCACCGAATCCGGCAAAAACAGGAAGCTttttggagaaaagagaaagaacaacagCTATTACATGATAAACAGATGGAAG aagaAAAGCAACAAACAGAAAGGGTTGCAAAAGAGATGAATGAATTTATCCATAAAGAGCAAAATAGTTTATCACTGCTAGAAGCAAGAGAAGCAGATGGTGATCTggttaatgaaaagaaaagaactccGAATGAAAATACGTCAGTTTTAGAACCAAAAAAAGagcataaagaaaaagagaaacaagggaGGAGTAGATCAGGAAGTTCTAGTAGTGGTAGTTCCAGTAGCAATAGCAGAACTAGTAGTACTAGTAGTACTGTCTCTAGTTCTTCATACAGTTCTAGCTCAGGTAGTAGTCGCACATCTTCTCGGTCTTCTTCtcctaaaaggaaaaagagacatAGTAGGAGTAGATCTCCAACAACTAAAGCTAGACGTAGCAGAAGTAGAAGCTACTCTCGCAGAATTAAAATAGAGagtaatagggctaggattaaggttagagataggagAAGATCTAATAGAAGTAGCCTTGAAAGAGAAAGACGACGAAATCGGAGTCCTTCCCGAGAGAGACGTAGAAGTAGAAGTCGCTCGAGGGATAGACGAACCAGTCGTTCCAGTCGCAGTAGGAGTCGAGATAGGCGTAAAATTGAGGATCAACGTGGAAATCTTAGTGGGAGCAGTCATAAGCATAAAGGTGAGGCTAAAGaacaagagaggaaaaaggaaaggagtcGAAGTGTAGATaaagataggaaaaagaaagataaggaaaGGGAGCGTGAACaggataaaagaaaagagaaacaaaaaagggaagaaaaagattttaaattcagTAGTCAAGATGATAGGTTAAAAAGGAAACGAGAAAGTGAAAGAACATTCTCTAGGAGTGGTTCTATATCTGTTAAAATCATAAGACATGATTCTAGACAGGATAGTAAGAAAAGTACTACCAAAGATAGTAAAAAGCATTCAGGCTCTGATTCTAGTGGAAGGAGCAGTTCTGAATCTCCAGGAAGTAGCAAAGAAAAGAAGGCTAAGAAGCCTAAACATAGTCGGTCGCGATCCATGGAGAAATCTCAAAGGTCTGGTAAGAAGGCAAGCCGCAAACACAAGTCTAAGTCCCGATCAAG atcaaCAACCCCTCCCCGTCGTAAGCGCTGA